The Candidatus Cloacimonas sp. genome has a window encoding:
- a CDS encoding glycosyltransferase has protein sequence MNILFISYFYPPLAGPASLRNIKNVKYLSQNGNLIDVLTVGNIVYNYYDNGLLAESCHHRIFHIPSYDPMSLLEKISGKNKNASNQIYHNTPERYKLFLRRLYPLDDKVLWLPNLLKEGRKLLAEEKYDLIYVSCGPFSSAVAARKLSQSFQLPYVLEMRDYWTLLKDYNLQGNYLNRLYARNTEKKLLQDASLIVTATKGIAEDISEQFGKNLMAKSFILYNGPDEEDFAAITPVPKDPSQYVLSYFGALYAKRSLKWLLKALKDLQNEHKLPQNFSLRLYGNYHLETLQEIKQSGIENLVQIIPQLSHKDALNAMLASDALLLLINSDSPKGTLTSKIFEYLRLKKPVLALIPANGEAAELLKESGQNYICPMESSSAIKSCIEKLFADREKELQFQYLADKYDRKKQIAELNQRLLSLLKKE, from the coding sequence ATGAACATTCTTTTTATCAGTTATTTTTACCCTCCCTTGGCAGGACCGGCTTCTTTACGCAACATAAAGAATGTGAAATACCTTAGCCAAAATGGTAACCTGATTGATGTTCTTACAGTCGGCAATATTGTGTATAACTATTACGATAACGGTCTGTTAGCAGAAAGCTGCCACCACCGGATTTTCCATATTCCTTCTTACGACCCGATGTCCCTTCTGGAAAAAATAAGCGGTAAAAATAAAAATGCCTCCAATCAAATCTATCATAATACGCCGGAACGATACAAACTCTTCCTCCGACGGCTTTATCCTTTGGACGATAAGGTGTTGTGGCTGCCCAATTTACTGAAAGAAGGCAGAAAACTTCTGGCTGAAGAAAAATATGACCTAATCTATGTTTCCTGCGGTCCCTTTTCTTCTGCTGTCGCTGCCAGAAAATTAAGCCAAAGCTTTCAGCTGCCTTATGTTTTGGAAATGCGGGATTACTGGACTCTTTTAAAGGACTATAATCTGCAGGGAAATTATCTGAACCGACTTTATGCACGCAACACGGAAAAAAAGCTACTGCAGGATGCGTCTTTAATAGTAACCGCTACTAAAGGTATCGCTGAAGATATTAGTGAGCAGTTTGGCAAAAATCTGATGGCTAAATCCTTTATTCTTTACAACGGACCCGATGAAGAAGATTTCGCAGCTATCACTCCCGTGCCGAAAGACCCCTCTCAATATGTTTTAAGCTATTTTGGCGCGCTGTATGCCAAAAGGTCGTTAAAATGGCTGCTGAAAGCATTGAAGGACTTGCAAAACGAACATAAACTCCCGCAGAACTTTTCCCTGCGTCTTTATGGAAATTATCACCTTGAAACTCTGCAGGAAATTAAACAAAGCGGAATAGAAAATCTGGTGCAAATAATCCCTCAGCTAAGCCATAAAGATGCATTAAACGCTATGCTTGCTTCCGATGCTTTACTGCTTTTGATAAATTCCGATAGCCCCAAGGGAACTCTCACCAGTAAAATATTTGAATATTTACGCCTGAAAAAACCTGTTTTGGCTCTTATTCCGGCTAACGGTGAAGCCGCTGAACTACTAAAAGAAAGTGGACAAAATTATATCTGCCCGATGGAATCGTCCTCAGCAATCAAATCCTGTATAGAAAAGTTATTTGCCGATAGAGAAAAAGAATTGCAATTCCAGTATCTGGCAGATAAATACGATAGGAAAAAACAGATAGCGGAGCTTAATCAACGCCTGCTGTCTTTGTTAAAAAAAGAGTGA
- a CDS encoding HAMP domain-containing sensor histidine kinase, translated as MKTKFILMSLCICLCSGCWLTRKVDTHQFVLKEMYQSNVPLTGWRTGNLKDEAADYLICHSLYDANLYSVIINDLQGKALSQINLSHKILDLHTLIDKRNNDRLLFISSNDADSLYLMGVKYLWQIPLRREDKYFASLERTDRAKGKADYIYNGHIVPQMLEDIDGDGKTELLCSLVDFFTARPRGLLLYDFETGAIKWQYDMPCIARSILWDDFDGNGSKEIIISNDALRNTEAVINGLDDGSGWLVVLSTRGKVLYQDKVFSGYGRIYLESVDVDQNGTKEIYAVNCTWGAEKHNNIASVLSWNGKRLIKDRTLELPSTLEPTQFPHFLQKMGSTSDYYLHLVDTKEGLLILDTDLKPVKHSYKGFISQIWDIGDLDRDGNKELFLQKKDGSLEILDRNYYRKARIRNPYPAEIIIGANLVSTGFDTNPLIAIGTNKQISFYEYKSLSAFAILLSLLQANALILFLLVLLLYLGLLIRNFYCRKATIKLIDSFEHGILLVTRKGKIKHFNFQIRELYNNSEEPQKLLLDSFFPSLVKPFRDFCSGNLKAGTYIGTLNNNPQSKVYQVYFVHRVSGRKLYAIVIRPYTEESAIAEKMEWAEIARRLSHHVRRHITNILLVLETLDIDANPENIRYYQIIRSEIDKVRIFTHAFQRFTELQDYQLELQDIIPSIEHCLARIQFPPNIKLIKNWSLTSISAYIEPIRFEEALTNIINNALEAMPEEGTLHISVKEFPLASSPQGQQRVLIEIEDTGKGIPAKYLEDIWKPFFTTNQSGTGIGIPETKKIIDSMGGLMSIQSEENVGTVVSIWLKGATDAGN; from the coding sequence ATGAAAACTAAATTCATATTAATGTCATTATGTATTTGCTTGTGTAGTGGTTGTTGGCTAACCCGGAAAGTTGATACGCACCAGTTTGTCTTGAAAGAGATGTATCAATCTAATGTTCCTCTCACCGGTTGGAGAACAGGCAATCTTAAAGATGAAGCAGCAGATTATCTTATTTGTCATTCTCTCTACGATGCAAATTTGTATTCCGTTATAATAAACGACTTGCAAGGCAAAGCCCTTTCTCAAATAAATCTCTCCCATAAAATTTTAGACCTGCATACCCTAATTGATAAAAGAAATAATGACCGCTTGTTGTTTATTAGCAGTAACGATGCCGATTCGCTTTATTTAATGGGAGTGAAATATCTCTGGCAAATTCCTTTGCGCAGAGAAGACAAATATTTTGCCTCTTTAGAACGGACTGATAGAGCAAAAGGTAAAGCAGATTATATTTATAACGGTCATATTGTTCCTCAAATGCTGGAAGACATTGATGGTGATGGAAAAACCGAATTACTCTGCAGTTTAGTGGACTTTTTTACAGCCCGACCCAGGGGTTTGCTTTTATACGATTTTGAAACCGGGGCAATAAAATGGCAATATGATATGCCTTGCATTGCCAGAAGTATTTTATGGGATGATTTTGACGGCAACGGCAGTAAGGAAATTATTATTTCTAACGATGCCTTAAGAAATACCGAGGCAGTTATCAACGGTTTGGATGACGGCAGTGGATGGCTGGTTGTTCTTTCTACCCGGGGAAAGGTTTTATATCAGGATAAAGTATTTAGCGGTTATGGCAGAATTTATCTTGAATCCGTTGATGTGGACCAGAATGGAACTAAAGAAATATATGCCGTAAATTGCACTTGGGGAGCTGAAAAACACAATAATATTGCCTCTGTTTTAAGCTGGAACGGAAAACGACTAATCAAAGACAGAACTTTGGAACTTCCTTCCACTCTGGAACCAACTCAATTTCCTCATTTTTTACAAAAGATGGGCAGCACTTCAGATTATTACCTGCATTTGGTAGATACGAAAGAAGGATTACTGATTCTGGATACCGATTTGAAACCCGTAAAGCATAGTTATAAGGGTTTTATCAGTCAAATCTGGGATATTGGAGACCTGGATAGAGACGGTAATAAAGAATTATTTCTGCAAAAGAAAGATGGTTCTCTGGAGATTTTAGACCGGAATTATTATCGTAAAGCAAGAATTAGAAATCCTTATCCCGCCGAAATTATTATTGGGGCAAATCTCGTAAGCACCGGATTTGATACTAATCCGTTAATAGCAATTGGCACTAATAAACAAATCAGCTTTTATGAATACAAATCCCTATCCGCTTTTGCCATTTTGCTTTCTTTGCTCCAGGCAAATGCTCTTATTCTTTTCCTTTTGGTGTTACTGCTTTACCTTGGTTTGTTAATCCGCAATTTCTATTGCCGCAAAGCCACTATAAAACTGATAGACAGTTTTGAGCACGGCATTTTACTTGTAACCCGCAAAGGCAAAATCAAGCATTTTAATTTCCAAATCCGAGAACTCTACAATAATTCTGAAGAACCCCAAAAACTGCTGCTGGATAGTTTTTTCCCCTCTTTAGTTAAACCCTTCAGGGATTTTTGCAGCGGAAACCTGAAAGCGGGAACTTATATTGGCACTCTAAATAATAATCCGCAAAGCAAAGTTTATCAGGTTTACTTTGTGCATAGAGTTTCCGGCAGAAAGCTTTATGCTATTGTTATTAGACCCTATACTGAAGAAAGTGCAATAGCTGAAAAAATGGAGTGGGCAGAAATAGCGCGTCGTCTTTCTCATCATGTCCGCAGGCATATCACCAATATTTTGCTCGTTTTGGAAACGCTGGATATAGATGCAAACCCCGAAAACATCCGTTATTATCAAATTATCCGTTCTGAAATAGACAAGGTTCGGATCTTTACCCATGCTTTTCAGCGGTTTACAGAATTGCAGGATTATCAACTGGAACTGCAGGATATAATTCCTTCCATTGAACATTGCCTGGCAAGGATTCAGTTTCCGCCAAATATCAAATTGATTAAAAACTGGTCGCTAACTTCCATTTCTGCCTATATAGAACCCATTCGTTTTGAAGAAGCGCTTACCAATATTATAAATAATGCTTTAGAGGCAATGCCCGAAGAAGGAACATTGCATATCAGCGTTAAAGAATTTCCTCTTGCTTCATCTCCACAAGGGCAGCAAAGAGTTTTAATTGAAATTGAAGATACCGGTAAGGGCATTCCGGCAAAATACCTGGAAGATATCTGGAAACCATTTTTCACTACCAATCAGTCCGGAACGGGTATCGGCATTCCTGAAACCAAGAAAATAATTGACTCTATGGGAGGGTTGATGAGTATTCAAAGTGAAGAAAATGTAGGCACAGTAGTCAGCATCTGGCTAAAAGGAGCTACCGATGCTGGAAATTAA
- a CDS encoding sigma-54 dependent transcriptional regulator encodes MLEINILLADDDYVFLQLTSAFLKKNGYAVDCAPDIETTEVLLQKNDYDIMMLDMCFPALYDGFDLLSKVHENYPDLPVLMISGSGHIPDAVKAIQKGAEDFIEKPIDTTHLLLRLERIYDSLVMKKQMHSLYLAAIGMQGKSAAMQTLYDNICKAAKFDCSVLITGETGVGKELAAHAIHRLSKYSEKNMVSINCASIPKELFEAELFGYESGAFTGAIKAHRGYFEFADDNSIFMDEISQLPLEVQAKLLRVVSENEIQKIGGKVQKINTRIISATNQDLQQLVENNLFRKDLLYRLNTIEINIPPLRNRIEDIPVLAEYFMSEFCSRNDLQPKPISPSAVSWLCEQKWEGNVRELKNALERAVVFAKNDHLTVVDFTTPSDSNLDEREFGSLRKAITSFERAYIENVLRVYNYNMRQAAHHLQMDKSNLFKKIAALKISLPGH; translated from the coding sequence ATGCTGGAAATTAACATCCTTCTTGCGGATGACGATTATGTTTTTCTGCAATTAACTTCCGCTTTTCTAAAGAAAAACGGCTATGCTGTGGACTGTGCACCTGACATTGAAACAACTGAAGTCCTGTTACAAAAAAATGATTACGACATTATGATGCTGGATATGTGTTTTCCTGCTCTCTATGATGGTTTTGACCTATTATCTAAGGTCCACGAAAACTATCCTGATTTACCGGTTTTAATGATTTCCGGGAGCGGACATATTCCCGATGCCGTGAAGGCAATTCAAAAAGGTGCTGAGGATTTTATCGAAAAACCGATAGATACTACCCATTTACTTTTGCGTTTGGAACGAATCTATGACTCCCTGGTAATGAAAAAACAAATGCACAGCTTATATCTGGCAGCAATTGGAATGCAGGGAAAATCTGCCGCAATGCAAACTCTTTACGATAATATTTGTAAAGCTGCCAAATTTGACTGCTCCGTTTTAATTACCGGTGAAACGGGAGTAGGAAAAGAACTTGCAGCCCATGCTATTCATCGCTTAAGTAAATATAGCGAAAAAAATATGGTCAGTATAAATTGTGCCTCCATTCCCAAAGAACTCTTTGAAGCTGAACTTTTCGGTTATGAAAGCGGTGCTTTTACAGGAGCTATAAAAGCTCATCGGGGATATTTTGAATTTGCTGATGATAATTCTATTTTTATGGATGAAATCAGTCAATTACCCTTAGAAGTGCAGGCAAAACTTTTACGCGTCGTTTCCGAAAACGAAATTCAGAAAATAGGCGGGAAAGTCCAGAAAATTAATACCCGTATCATCAGCGCCACTAATCAGGATTTGCAACAACTTGTGGAAAATAATCTTTTCCGCAAAGACCTGCTCTATCGCTTGAATACGATTGAAATTAATATTCCTCCCTTAAGAAACCGGATTGAAGATATCCCTGTTCTGGCAGAATATTTTATGAGTGAATTTTGTAGCCGTAATGATCTTCAGCCGAAACCAATCAGCCCTTCTGCCGTTTCCTGGCTTTGTGAACAAAAATGGGAAGGCAATGTGCGCGAATTGAAAAATGCACTGGAAAGAGCGGTAGTTTTTGCCAAAAATGACCACTTGACCGTGGTAGATTTTACCACACCCTCAGACAGCAATCTGGATGAACGAGAATTCGGCTCTTTGCGTAAAGCAATTACCAGTTTTGAAAGAGCATATATTGAAAATGTTTTAAGGGTCTATAACTACAATATGCGCCAGGCAGCACACCATTTACAGATGGATAAATCAAACCTTTTCAAAAAAATAGCAGCTCTGAAAATATCCCTGCCCGGGCACTGA
- a CDS encoding phosphohydrolase, producing MYKSVKQQQLEQRILKLLSGKALKAAEWLFANPDLQATQEYANIVSIKRLGYNDHGPVHMRKATLNAIKMFKLLNQAGIKMNLEKEEAGTADDSLTAVILASLLHDLGMTIARESHELLSIQLAIPYIDAVLNNLLSENEKMLKTAIRSLAIEGIFGHMATHKIHSLEAGLVLIGDGSDMEKGRARIPTMLSSKTRVGDIHRTSASAIQKVKIFPGQEKPINITVEMNASVGFFQVEEVFFPKINISPVKPYIELYAGVTDREMLKYL from the coding sequence ATGTATAAATCGGTTAAACAGCAACAATTAGAACAAAGAATCTTAAAACTGCTTTCCGGTAAAGCACTTAAAGCGGCAGAATGGCTTTTTGCCAATCCGGATTTGCAGGCAACGCAAGAATATGCCAATATTGTTTCCATAAAGCGTTTGGGCTATAATGATCACGGTCCTGTTCATATGCGAAAGGCAACTCTGAATGCCATCAAAATGTTTAAACTGCTCAATCAGGCGGGCATCAAAATGAATCTGGAAAAAGAAGAAGCGGGAACCGCAGACGATTCTCTTACAGCTGTAATTTTGGCTTCTTTATTACACGATTTGGGAATGACCATTGCCCGCGAATCGCATGAACTGCTTTCCATCCAGCTTGCTATTCCCTATATAGATGCTGTATTGAATAACTTGCTTTCCGAAAATGAAAAAATGCTGAAAACCGCTATTCGTTCTCTTGCCATTGAAGGTATTTTTGGTCACATGGCAACTCATAAAATTCATTCCTTGGAGGCAGGTTTAGTGCTTATTGGCGATGGCAGTGATATGGAAAAAGGTAGAGCCAGAATTCCTACTATGCTTTCTTCCAAAACCAGGGTGGGAGATATTCACAGAACTTCCGCTTCTGCAATCCAAAAGGTGAAGATTTTTCCGGGACAGGAAAAGCCCATCAATATCACTGTGGAAATGAATGCTTCGGTTGGCTTTTTCCAAGTGGAAGAGGTCTTCTTCCCGAAAATTAATATCAGCCCTGTGAAACCCTATATTGAACTTTATGCCGGAGTAACGGATAGAGAAATGCTGAAGTATTTGTAA
- a CDS encoding threonine/serine exporter family protein: protein MRPFDALTFMQFTWSFLAILGFSIRTNLKGIRIIFTALSGGLCWAFYLITLYYSNSMLFSVFIAIILVCIYSEIVAPRLKTPVSVFVTCAIIPLVPGKGLFNSMQLYIAGDNLNASKTILQTLLVAGTISIAIAIVSSVTNLINKLMNRF, encoded by the coding sequence ATGCGTCCCTTTGATGCTTTAACTTTTATGCAATTTACTTGGTCTTTTCTGGCTATTTTGGGCTTTTCCATTCGGACTAATTTAAAAGGGATCAGGATTATTTTTACGGCTTTAAGCGGAGGACTTTGCTGGGCTTTTTATTTAATCACTTTATACTATAGCAATTCAATGCTGTTTTCAGTGTTTATAGCAATTATTTTGGTGTGCATCTATTCTGAAATTGTTGCTCCGCGTCTAAAAACACCGGTTTCTGTTTTTGTAACCTGTGCCATCATTCCTTTGGTTCCAGGGAAGGGACTTTTTAATTCTATGCAATTATACATTGCCGGGGATAATCTGAATGCATCCAAAACCATTTTACAAACCCTGCTGGTTGCGGGAACCATTTCTATTGCGATTGCGATTGTATCTTCGGTAACCAATTTAATAAACAAACTAATGAACAGATTTTAG
- a CDS encoding threonine/serine exporter family protein: MAKVLPQKVLELALEVGRIILQSGGNTNRVELMMRKVCNCFGYPETESYVTPTGIFISVKDDAGNIFTSIKRIDNRRIDLGKITRISRMVNCMEVKPLSEQELQEQLVKFTSELDEIEHENPWPPWLKDLCGGGTSGFFCLLFGGSWIEFAVAFFIGTVVTFGLKYLERLAFNNFLLNAIAAALIVMLAKTLDIYIPYIRLDNIIIGGIMLLVPGLSITNAIRDTMSGDLVAGTARAVEALFITVGIVAGSASMLKIWSMWGY, encoded by the coding sequence ATGGCAAAAGTCCTTCCCCAAAAAGTTTTGGAACTGGCTTTAGAAGTAGGACGCATCATTTTGCAAAGCGGAGGTAACACCAATCGGGTAGAATTGATGATGCGTAAGGTTTGCAATTGTTTTGGCTACCCCGAAACCGAATCGTATGTAACCCCTACAGGCATTTTTATCAGCGTTAAAGATGATGCGGGGAATATCTTCACCAGTATTAAAAGAATAGATAACAGGCGAATAGACCTGGGCAAAATCACTCGCATCAGTAGAATGGTAAATTGTATGGAAGTGAAACCGCTTTCCGAACAAGAACTGCAGGAACAGCTTGTTAAGTTTACCTCTGAACTGGATGAAATAGAACATGAAAATCCCTGGCCCCCCTGGTTGAAAGACCTTTGTGGAGGAGGGACGAGCGGATTTTTCTGTTTGCTCTTTGGCGGTTCCTGGATAGAATTTGCGGTTGCTTTTTTCATTGGCACAGTCGTTACTTTTGGCTTAAAATATCTGGAAAGATTGGCTTTTAATAACTTTCTGCTGAATGCCATCGCTGCTGCGCTAATTGTTATGCTGGCAAAGACCCTGGATATCTATATACCTTACATTCGGTTGGATAATATTATTATCGGGGGAATAATGTTACTGGTGCCAGGGCTTTCCATTACTAATGCCATCCGCGACACAATGAGCGGAGATCTTGTTGCCGGAACAGCCAGAGCCGTAGAAGCACTTTTCATAACTGTAGGAATTGTAGCTGGAAGTGCCTCAATGCTCAAAATTTGGTCTATGTGGGGTTACTGA
- a CDS encoding DNA internalization-related competence protein ComEC/Rec2, with the protein MEANRKAPAPFLLPVLFWTIGIILAKYLQPEIYLPLIIAGALAVAAIFIRKIRQILLLLLFLFLGMLRLSLCQQDSSQLKILLQEKEPLQQEITFRVVKVFSVEEKRYAVELDSLASFPLQEKIILSSSETLLPGRTYRLLANLYPLIRDPILDIYPAQYSAIAYQLSKSQEYPKLEVSALIGRLRYKLLSSLDVKLGSDADWAKALLFGESGLSKEYLTQLTGAGIIHLIVVSGMHIWFIYLILVSLLRMFFSRELAEFLFLPIILLYAALNNWAPSVTRSIIMIAIVILARWLQSPVSGAQTLSLSLFIITLLSPMQLFNIGLQLSFVSVLVIFYGMPGFYLFSAEKKLSNPLYKTLEGAKDGILLSALISIAITPFTLYHFGTASLNGIIGNTLGIPLSGILLPLSFLVLIFPRGWYLTRAFVLVYKAVNTLWIKWMQFCYNLPFSISANYLSLFQALALATVILWGFLLIRAKFKTALIATLPMCVLVSGFIFIPFLHKSETSVYVFNCGVSDCTLIHFANGETMLIDTGGTYKKGFGESFLSTGEYSQDSWLNRNLLPWLGKKGIAQIDYLVLTHLHSDHCGGLITLLNNKKVGQIFVSDESTKQDFWKVVRQQKSFPAVKINTISDTCSFVTDNVKLKFLHPDKFYSPLNENNSSLVCRLDTKKASILFTGDIESEAENYLVDNYAPELKADYLKIPHHGSRSSSSASFLQAVNPREVWITASRRNIYHFPHPETMQRLQKQQTKILSTGNGTIRKMIDSRSN; encoded by the coding sequence ATGGAGGCAAACCGCAAGGCACCTGCTCCTTTTTTGTTACCGGTTTTGTTTTGGACTATCGGTATCATTCTGGCTAAATATCTGCAACCGGAAATATATCTGCCATTAATTATTGCAGGCGCTTTGGCAGTAGCTGCCATCTTTATACGCAAAATACGCCAAATTTTGCTTTTACTGCTGTTTCTGTTTTTAGGTATGCTGCGGTTATCTCTTTGCCAACAGGATAGTTCGCAGCTGAAGATATTATTGCAGGAAAAAGAACCGCTGCAGCAGGAGATAACTTTTAGGGTGGTAAAGGTTTTCTCCGTGGAAGAAAAACGCTATGCTGTAGAGCTTGATTCTCTTGCCTCTTTTCCCCTGCAGGAAAAAATAATCCTTTCCTCCAGTGAAACATTGCTTCCAGGTAGAACTTATCGTTTATTGGCAAATCTTTATCCCTTAATCCGAGACCCTATTCTGGATATTTATCCGGCTCAATATTCCGCAATTGCCTATCAGTTAAGTAAATCGCAAGAGTATCCTAAACTGGAAGTTAGCGCTTTAATTGGCAGGTTGCGTTATAAACTGCTAAGTTCGCTGGATGTCAAATTGGGTAGTGATGCCGATTGGGCAAAAGCATTGCTATTTGGGGAATCGGGGTTAAGTAAGGAATATCTTACTCAGCTTACCGGAGCAGGAATCATTCATTTAATTGTTGTAAGCGGAATGCATATCTGGTTTATCTATTTGATTTTAGTTTCGCTGTTACGGATGTTTTTTAGCAGAGAACTGGCAGAATTTCTTTTCTTACCGATAATTTTGCTGTATGCTGCACTCAATAACTGGGCTCCTTCAGTTACGCGTTCAATAATAATGATAGCGATAGTAATTTTAGCGCGCTGGCTGCAAAGTCCTGTTTCCGGAGCGCAAACGCTATCGTTATCACTATTCATTATCACTCTGCTAAGTCCTATGCAATTGTTTAATATTGGACTTCAGCTTTCCTTTGTTTCGGTGCTGGTAATTTTTTACGGTATGCCCGGGTTTTATCTTTTTTCAGCGGAAAAGAAGCTTAGTAATCCGTTATATAAAACTCTGGAGGGAGCAAAAGACGGCATTTTGCTTTCGGCTTTAATCTCCATAGCCATCACTCCTTTCACGCTATATCATTTTGGCACTGCTTCCCTCAATGGAATAATTGGCAATACCTTAGGCATTCCCTTGAGTGGCATTTTGCTTCCGCTTTCTTTTCTGGTGCTGATTTTTCCCCGGGGCTGGTATTTAACCAGGGCTTTTGTGTTGGTTTACAAAGCGGTTAATACCCTTTGGATAAAATGGATGCAGTTTTGTTATAATTTGCCTTTCTCAATTTCTGCCAATTACTTATCTCTTTTTCAGGCATTGGCTTTAGCAACGGTTATTTTATGGGGCTTTTTGCTTATCCGGGCTAAATTCAAAACGGCTTTAATTGCCACCCTGCCAATGTGTGTGCTTGTTTCCGGCTTCATTTTCATTCCCTTTCTCCATAAATCCGAAACCAGTGTGTATGTTTTCAATTGCGGTGTAAGTGACTGCACGCTAATTCATTTTGCCAATGGAGAAACGATGTTGATTGATACCGGTGGCACCTATAAAAAAGGGTTTGGGGAAAGTTTTTTAAGCACAGGCGAATATTCACAAGACAGCTGGCTAAACCGCAATTTACTTCCCTGGTTAGGCAAGAAAGGCATTGCTCAAATTGACTATCTGGTTCTTACGCATTTACACAGTGACCACTGCGGAGGTCTGATAACCCTTTTAAATAATAAAAAAGTAGGGCAGATATTTGTTAGCGATGAAAGCACGAAACAGGATTTCTGGAAAGTCGTCAGGCAACAAAAATCCTTTCCGGCTGTTAAAATCAATACTATTAGTGATACCTGTTCTTTCGTTACAGACAATGTAAAGCTGAAGTTTCTTCATCCCGATAAGTTTTATAGTCCCCTAAACGAAAATAACTCCTCTCTCGTGTGCCGCTTAGATACAAAAAAGGCAAGCATTCTTTTTACCGGCGATATTGAGAGTGAAGCAGAAAACTATCTGGTAGATAATTATGCTCCGGAGCTGAAAGCGGACTATCTAAAAATTCCTCATCACGGTTCACGCAGTTCCAGTTCTGCCTCTTTTTTACAGGCAGTTAACCCCCGGGAGGTTTGGATAACTGCTTCCCGCAGAAATATATATCACTTTCCTCATCCGGAAACAATGCAACGCTTACAAAAGCAACAAACAAAAATCCTCAGCACCGGAAACGGAACTATCAGAAAAATGATTGACAGCAGAAGTAACTAA
- the hflX gene encoding GTPase HflX: MNNEEYTAIDEFELEPENWEQAERTERTAFLAALAKPAETDKDIEESLKELERLAETAGIQVLGTYRQRRNSPDRGTYFGKGFLTDLSQKMMQAQADILIVNDELEPSQARNLERDFQITVIDRTEVILDIFHKHAKTREAKLQVHLAELEYQLPRLKRMWEHFDKERGGVRNTGGTATRGMGEKQIEIDRRLIKDKIRKINKAIEAIQHQKETQRKQREKARKICLVGYTNAGKSTLFNQLTKANVLVEDKLFATLDSTTRQLKLSTGHPVVLSDTVGFISKLPHHLIASFKATLMEVQDANLLLQIVDVSDDRFEYYIQQVNSVLLQIGAEAIPQIFVFNKIDKVDTVFVSLLERQFPEGVFISAAQSINIDKLLVKVEEMLLGNRIVQLKIPYPKTALVSKLHSLAEIISEDYNEDGIYMEVEISRDDLYLVEEYIRETKNNK; this comes from the coding sequence ATGAATAACGAAGAATATACCGCAATAGACGAATTTGAGCTGGAACCTGAAAACTGGGAACAAGCTGAAAGGACTGAAAGGACAGCTTTTTTAGCTGCATTGGCAAAACCGGCAGAAACCGATAAAGATATTGAAGAATCGCTTAAAGAACTGGAACGCTTAGCGGAAACGGCTGGAATTCAGGTTTTAGGAACTTACCGGCAACGAAGAAACTCCCCCGATAGAGGAACCTATTTTGGCAAAGGTTTTTTAACTGATTTAAGCCAGAAAATGATGCAAGCACAGGCAGATATCTTGATTGTTAACGACGAACTGGAACCTTCTCAAGCACGCAATTTGGAAAGGGACTTTCAAATAACAGTGATAGACCGCACAGAAGTTATCCTGGATATTTTTCATAAACATGCCAAAACGCGCGAGGCAAAGCTGCAAGTTCATCTTGCTGAACTGGAATATCAGCTACCACGCTTAAAAAGGATGTGGGAGCATTTTGATAAAGAACGCGGCGGAGTGAGAAATACAGGTGGAACCGCTACCCGAGGAATGGGAGAAAAACAAATTGAAATTGACAGACGCCTGATTAAGGATAAAATCCGAAAAATCAACAAAGCGATAGAAGCTATCCAGCATCAGAAAGAAACACAACGCAAGCAACGGGAAAAAGCTCGCAAAATATGTCTGGTGGGCTATACCAATGCCGGTAAGTCAACCCTTTTTAATCAGTTAACCAAAGCCAATGTATTGGTGGAAGATAAGCTTTTTGCTACCCTGGATTCCACTACCAGGCAACTGAAACTTTCTACCGGACATCCAGTTGTGCTATCGGATACGGTAGGTTTTATTTCCAAACTGCCACATCATCTAATTGCTTCTTTCAAGGCAACTTTGATGGAAGTGCAGGATGCCAATCTGCTGTTGCAGATAGTAGATGTTTCCGATGACCGCTTTGAATATTATATTCAGCAGGTAAATTCGGTGCTGCTGCAAATCGGAGCTGAAGCCATTCCGCAGATATTTGTCTTCAATAAAATAGACAAAGTGGATACAGTTTTCGTCTCTCTATTGGAACGCCAATTTCCGGAAGGGGTTTTTATTTCGGCTGCACAAAGCATAAACATAGATAAGCTACTGGTAAAAGTAGAAGAAATGCTTTTAGGTAACAGGATTGTGCAGCTGAAAATTCCTTATCCAAAGACAGCTCTTGTTTCCAAATTGCACTCCCTTGCAGAAATTATCAGTGAGGACTATAATGAAGATGGAATCTATATGGAAGTGGAAATCAGCCGGGACGACCTGTATTTAGTGGAAGAATACATAAGGGAAACAAAGAATAACAAATAG